Proteins from a single region of Eretmochelys imbricata isolate rEreImb1 chromosome 20, rEreImb1.hap1, whole genome shotgun sequence:
- the LOC144277447 gene encoding beta-1,3-galactosyltransferase 1-like has translation MGAGFLRKQLLVCFSAFLFLLVVLIHQDAPGTLKLGFLGALRGEPVSAEQRQGSPTFQWRGTEEERAGDSMPVPVPSRPPATTRHPLQVVYPYSYRFLLNEPDKCRERAPFLVLLVVTEPKDITVRNAIRQTWGNESAVPGVSMVRIFLTGVHPRYGSPLQRLLEEESALHRDIIQQDFLDTYNNLTLKTLMGMEWVSRHCSNARYVMKADSDIFLNVGFLVRQLLQPQLPPKKDFMTGHIYRNTGPLRSKAYKWYVPREVYPNDTYPPYCGGAGYVLSGDLAKKVYGAAQTLRVINMEDAFLGICLYKLGISVTNSPWGLFNVFWLEYEKCRFSRLVLVHQYGPTDLLRVWPDFQGGNKTCPS, from the coding sequence ATGGGGGCTGGCTTCCTGCGCAAGCAGCTCTTGGTCTGTTTCTCCGCCTTCCTCTTCCTGTTGGTTGTCCTCATCCACCAGGACGCCCCTGGGACCCTGAAGCTGGGGTTCCTGGGCGCACTCCGGGGTGAGCCTGTCTCTGCAGAGCAGCGCCAGGGCAGCCCCACCTTCCAGTGGCGAggcacagaggaggagagagctgGGGACTCCATGCCTGTGCCCGTGCCCAGCCGCCCGCCAGCGACCACCAGGCACCCGCTGCAGGTCGTCTACCCCTACAGCTACCGCTTCCTCCTGAACGAGCCGGACAAGTGCCGGGAGCGGGCGCCCTTCCTGGTGCTGCTGGTGGTGACGGAGCCCAAGGACATCACGGTGAGGAACGCCATCCGCCAGACCTGGGGCAATGAGAGCGCCGTGCCCGGGGTCTCCATGGTGCGGATCTTCCTGACCGGGGTCCACCCGCGCTACGGCTCCCCGCTGCAGCggctgctggaggaggagagcGCCCTGCATCGCGACATCATCCAGCAGGACTTCCTGGACACCTACAACAACCTGACCCTCAAGACGCTGATGGGCATGGAGTGGGTGAGCAGGCACTGCTCCAATGCCCGTTACGTGATGAAGGCCGACAGCGACATCTTCCTCAACGTGGGCTTCCTCGTCCggcagctgctgcagccccagctgccgCCCAAGAAGGACTTCATGACGGGGCACATCTACAGGAACACGGGGCCGCTGCGGAGCAAGGCGTACAAGTGGTACGTGCCCCGGGAGGTGTACCCCAACGACACCTACCCCCCCTACTGCGGAGGTGCTGGCTACGTGCTCTCTGGAGACCTTGCCAAGAAGGTGTACGGGGCGGCCCAGACCCTCCGGGTCATCAACATGGAGGATGCGTTCCTGGGGATCTGTTTGTACAAGCTGGGCATCAGCGTGACCAACAGCCCCTGGGGCCTCTTCAACGTCTTCTGGCTGGAGTACGAGAAGTGCCGGTTCTCCAGGCTGGTGCTGGTGCATCAGTACGGGCCCACGGACCTGCTGAGGGTCTGGCCGGACTTCCAGGGCGGGAACAAGACCTGCCCCAGctag